The following coding sequences are from one Epinephelus fuscoguttatus linkage group LG5, E.fuscoguttatus.final_Chr_v1 window:
- the crybb1l3 gene encoding crystallin, beta B1, like 3, with protein MSHSGAQGSIGSHSAIGLRNYKIYLYEYENFQGRRMDLFGESRNLCEKGFDRVGSIRVECGPWVGYEQQNMTGEMFMLEKGEYPRWDTWSNSYRCDRLMSVRPVKMDPQDHKICLYECPGFEGRKMEVCDEDIPSLWSYGFQDRVASIQVTGGTWVGYQYPGYRGYQYVFELGPYKHWNDWGAHHPQIQSIRRVRDMQTHRRGCFEMTA; from the exons ATGTCTCACTCAGGTGCTCAAGGTAGCATTGGCAGCCACTCTGCCATTGGGCTGCGCAATTACAAG ATATACCTCTATGAATATGAGAACTTCCAAGGCCGCAGGATGGACCTGTTTGGAGAGAGCCGTAACCTGTGTGAGAAGGGTTTCGACAGAGTCGGCTCCATCAGGGTCGAGTGTGGACC CTGGGTGGGTTACGAGCAGCAGAACATGACCGGTGAGATGTTCATGCTGGAGAAGGGAGAGTATCCCCGCTGGGACACCTGGTCCAACAGCTACAGGTGTGACCGCCTCATGTCGGTCAGGCCTGTCAAAATG GACCCCCAGGACCACAAGATTTGCCTGTATGAATGTCCAGGCTTCGAGGGTCGTAAGATGGAGGTGTGCGATGAGGATATCCCAAGCCTGTGGTCTTACGGCTTCCAGGACCGTGTTGCCAGCATTCAGGTCACCGGTGGAAC CTGGGTGGGTTACCAGTACCCTGGCTACCGTGGCTACCAGTATGTGTTTGAACTGGGCCCTTACAAGCACTGGAACGATTGGGGAGCCCACCACCCCCAGATCCAGTCCATCCGCAGGGTGAGAGACATGCAGACGCACCGCAGAGGCTGCTTCGAGATGACCGCATAG